A single window of Lytechinus variegatus isolate NC3 chromosome 8, Lvar_3.0, whole genome shotgun sequence DNA harbors:
- the LOC121420273 gene encoding uncharacterized protein LOC121420273, whose product MSALFNNEKNKSDNPFYDAPEPRAFYHPTLTKHLTKKTRAISLSPERVKSHLKSSDDVQHRRVKELSPGEKGFLSGSNTMLAKELPTHDTPSPGPADTSSKFDESWPASERPSTIESPADAQNVSSSSAATSHAPVSGVSLSPHDVIGTQEHISTHESDSTLARFIDRFRYGAPKSREERARLSATGSKDFWWLSSSSSSPPLPSQQPSSSSMSSQAPTKTTPIRGTRLSRGVKGLEGSHRGGAGGGRGVSRIPSWSGVSKSGVSSLSSGRRVSGVSTLSSSSSSSMKMPSPVTDKETDEIQRRAEKLLELSDRTILSEPPVSSDGIGSFSTSSPITDDTPPSRDSDVYSSRYRDKENIPRPPLFPANLNYTQRPQRPEEDILQQWRMRRRMEQAKEGALHRVLGQMSERPLRPTQVDNVRKRDITEGGSRLENFRRRLQQQKLLTEARVASNIQQGPTKAATTTHSGTDPIPQSIATQTGRAGSSCIQTGSGSHLYDQASHLQQERTLRSDTLRVGEEECHQPYPVASPNVQAAESRWGHDPMSVPNVVPHLHMSCDILPCGERGPHVHTERDVKDRVDNVGHGRSDLAHTESQHKHPYGHDHYRRVARNNASIDLPHKQATFPNEKDQRILHLPQNTHHQERRPPNWSETWTDEDECSLHSSGGHDRTSHYDGPSKGPRNSSSDYIQEMASGESPHDPSRLLDAGQQSAVDDTRTVDHHQALPSGTRTPADSCSTVKSAQDEALTIDTRQPSASEVTRSSDQTSGTRTRTLQGVQEDTIHDTSSGEMQERHITKQQQRPDDGEDADGAKRQLQFGSSSPINSAIGQVISDRIFSSPKGQRSTPSSIRSPALSQDTLMFTPPVESKASSQERISKGILPEPPDPEPPESVGSSDSEDFKDDEMLQVLRKQREECIRKLNHLDSLLSHTSI is encoded by the exons ATGTCTGCGTTATTCAAcaatgaaaagaacaa GTCTGATAACCCTTTTTATGATGCACCAGAACCAAGAGCATTCTACCACCCTACACTGACCAAACATCTCACAAAGAAAACAAGAGCA ATTTCTTTAAGTCCTGAGAGAGTGAAATCCCATCTCAAATCAAGTGATGATGTTCAGCATAGGAGAGTGAAGGAGCTGAGTCCTGGAGAGAAAGGGTTCCTGTCTGGATCAAACACCATGCTTGCAAAGGAACTCCCAACCCATGACACACCAAGTCCAGG GCCTGCCGATACGTCTTCTAAATTTGATGAATCTTGGCCGGCCAGTGAACGGCCTTCTACAATTGAAAGCCCTGCTGATGCTCAGAATGTGTCCTCTTCTTCAGCAGCTACCAGCCATGCCCCTGTCTCTGGCGTTTCACTGTCCCCACATG atgTAATTGGTACACAGGAACATATCTCAACTCATGAATCAGACAGTACATTGGCCAG GTTCATAGACCGGTTCCGTTACGGTGCTCCCAAGAGTAGAGAAGAGAGGGCGCGGCTTTCGGCTACCGGTAGCAAAGACTTTTGGTGGCTGTCGTCTTCCTCGTCATCTCCACCACTTCCATCCCaacaaccatcatcatcctcgatGTCTAGTCAAGCACCCACCAAGACCACACCCATCCGAGGAACAAGATTATCTCGGGGTGTAAAGGGGTTAGAAGGATCTCATAGGGGTGGAGCTGGTGGTGGAAGGGGTGTATCAAGGATACCCTCCTGGTCTGGAGTCTCAAAGAGTGGAGTCTCATCTCTAAGTAGTGGTAGACGAGTGAGCGGTGTTTCAACACTCAGCTCTTCATCAAGCAGT TCCATGAAGATGCCTTCTCCTGTGACTGATAAGGAGACTGATGAGATTCAGAGAAGAGCTGAAAAACTTCTTGAATTAAG TGATAGGACTATCCTCAGTGAGCCACCCGTGAGTTCTGATGGCATAGGGTCATTCTCTACTAGCTCACCAATCACAGATGATACACCGCCCTCTAGAGACAGTGATGTGTACAGCTCAAGATATCGTG ACAAAGAGAACATACCAAGGCCCCCGCTCTTCCCAGCCAATCTCAATTACACACAGCGCCCTCAACGCCCCGAGGAAGATATTCTGCAACAGTGGCGTATGAGACGCAGGATGGAGCAGGCCAAAGAGGGAGCGCTTCATAGAGTACTGGGTCAAATGTCAGAACGCCCTCTCAGGCCGACTCAGGTGGATAATGTCA GGAAAAGAGACATTACT gaaggaGGTTCTAGGCTTGAAAACTTCCGAAGGCGGTTGCAACAGCAAAAACTTCTAACCGAAGCAAGAGTGGCAAGCAACATCCAACAGGGGCCCACTAAAGCTGCCACCACAACTCACTCTGGGACAGATCCTATCCCACAATCCATTGCAACACAGACAGGAAGAGCAGGGTCATCTTGCATCCAGACTGGTAGTGGTTCCCATTTATATGATCAAGCAAGTCATCTCCAACAGGAAAGAACATTGAGAAGTGATACCTTGCGGGTAGGAGAGGAGGAATGTCATCAGCCATATCCAGTAGCTAGTCCAAATGTCCAGGCTGCTGAATCCCGTTGGGGTCATGACCCAATGTCTGTTCCCAATGTcgtccctcatttgcatatgtcATGTGATATACTGCCCTGTGGTGAAAGGGGTCCCCATGTGCATACTGAAAGGGACGTCAAGGACAGAGTGGATAATGTTGGACATGGGAGATCAGACCTAGCCCATACCGAGTCTCAGCATAAACATCCTTATGGACATGATCATTACAGAAGAGTTGCAAGAAATAATGCATCAATAGATTTGCCACACAAACAAGCAACTTTCCCCAATGAGAAAGACCAAAGAATTTTACATTTACCTCAAAATACCCACCATCAAGAGAGGCGACCTCCGAATTGGTCTGAAACGTGGACAGATGAAGATGAGTGTAGCTTGCATAGTTCAGGGGGACATGACAGAACATCCCATTATGATGGACCAAGCAAGGGTCCTAGAAACTCGTCTTCAGATTACATCCAAGAGATGGCATCAGGAGAGTCTCCACATGATCCAAGTCGGTTACTGGATGCTGGGCAGCAATCTGCTGTTGATGATACCAGAACAGTTGATCATCATCAAGCACTTCCAAGTGGGACGAGAACTCCTGCCGACTCCTGCAGCACAGTGAAGTCTGCTCAAGATGAGGCTCTAACAATTGACACTAGGCAACCTTCTGCTTCCGAAGTTACAAGATCTTCTGATCAAACATCAGGAACTAGGACAAGAACTCTGCAGGGTGTGCAGGAGGACACAATACATGATACCTCCTCAGGAGAAATGCAGGAGAGACATATTACCAAACAGCAGCAAAGACCAGATGATGGAGAAGATGCAGATGGAGCAAAACGTCAGCTACAGTTTGGCTCCTCCTCACCTATCAACAGTGCCATTGGACAA GTAATTAGTGATAGGATATTCAGCTCCcctaaaggtcaaaggtcaacacCATCCAGCATCAGATCACCTGCATTGAGCCAGGATACGTTGATGTTTACTCCACCAGTAGAGAGCAAAGCTTCCTCACAAGAGAGAATATCAAAAG GTATACTTCCAGAGCCTCCCGATCCTGAACCCCCCGAGTCTGTTGGTAGCTCTGACAGCGAAGATTTCAAAGATGATGAAATGCTTCAGGTCCTTCGCAAGCAGAGAGAAGAATGCATACGGAAGCTGAATCATCTAGATAGCCTGCTTTCTCATACAAGTATTTGA